Proteins from one Verrucomicrobiota bacterium genomic window:
- a CDS encoding dicarboxylate/amino acid:cation symporter yields MTASPSKTPWYRILYVQVLLAVVAGIILGYLYPQCGKSLKPLGDGFIKLIKVIIAPIIFCTVTHGIASMGSLKKLGRIGGKTILYFEVVSTVALLIGLIVVNMLRPGAGFNIDPKTLDPSLSQAYAQKAHAMSTTEFLLNLIPQTFVGAFVSGDLLQVLLVAMLTAFAVSAMGKQGEPLLGAIEYGSKVCFGILHIIVKAAPIGAFGAMAFTIGSYGLSALQNLAMLMVGFYLTSAVFVFVVLGSIATWCGFSIVRFLFYIKEELMLVLGTSSSETALPGMIEKMRRLGCSDSTVGLVIPTGYSFNLDGTNIYMAMAAVFLAQATNTPLDLQHQLSLLLVAMITSKGASGVTGAGFVTLAATLAAVPGVPLESLALLVGIDRFMSECRALTNLVGNGVATLVISRWENEVTGAELRERLAKS; encoded by the coding sequence ATGACGGCTTCCCCCTCCAAAACCCCTTGGTACCGCATCCTCTATGTCCAAGTGCTCCTGGCCGTCGTCGCCGGGATTATCCTGGGCTACCTTTATCCCCAATGTGGGAAAAGCCTAAAACCGTTGGGCGACGGCTTCATCAAACTGATCAAAGTGATCATTGCGCCGATTATCTTCTGCACCGTGACACACGGCATCGCCTCCATGGGCAGCCTGAAAAAACTCGGGCGTATCGGCGGCAAGACCATCCTGTATTTCGAAGTGGTCTCAACGGTCGCGCTCCTCATCGGACTGATCGTCGTCAACATGCTGCGCCCGGGCGCCGGGTTCAACATTGATCCCAAGACCCTTGACCCGTCGTTGAGCCAAGCCTACGCGCAGAAAGCGCACGCCATGAGCACCACGGAGTTTTTGCTGAACCTGATCCCGCAAACGTTTGTGGGCGCGTTTGTCTCCGGTGATTTGCTACAAGTGCTGTTGGTGGCCATGTTGACCGCCTTCGCGGTTTCCGCCATGGGCAAGCAGGGTGAGCCGTTGCTGGGCGCGATTGAATACGGCTCCAAGGTTTGCTTCGGCATCTTGCACATCATCGTCAAGGCGGCGCCCATCGGAGCATTTGGCGCCATGGCGTTCACCATCGGCAGTTACGGTTTGAGTGCCTTGCAAAATCTGGCCATGCTGATGGTCGGATTTTATCTGACCTCGGCGGTGTTTGTCTTCGTGGTCCTGGGGTCCATTGCCACCTGGTGCGGCTTCTCCATTGTGCGCTTCCTGTTTTATATCAAGGAAGAGCTGATGCTCGTGCTCGGGACGAGTTCCTCGGAAACCGCTCTGCCCGGCATGATCGAAAAAATGCGGCGCTTGGGTTGCAGCGATTCCACCGTGGGTTTGGTGATCCCCACCGGCTACAGCTTCAACCTGGATGGCACGAATATCTACATGGCCATGGCCGCCGTGTTCCTGGCCCAAGCCACCAACACGCCGCTCGATCTCCAACATCAACTCAGCCTGTTGCTGGTGGCGATGATCACCTCCAAGGGAGCCAGCGGAGTCACCGGCGCGGGATTTGTCACGCTGGCCGCCACGCTCGCGGCGGTGCCCGGTGTGCCGCTGGAATCACTGGCGCTGTTGGTGGGCATTGATCGCTTTATGAGCGAATGCCGCGCCCTCACCAACCTCGTCGGCAACGGCGTCGCCACCTTGGTCATCAGTCGTTGGGAAAACGAGGTGACCGGAGCGGAACTGCGCGAACGCCTGGCGAAATCGTAA
- a CDS encoding ABC transporter permease subunit: MVLLPIVDRELRLAARRHSTYYARVAFAGVAVLFATALFLYCLDSGARIRVYGRTLMIGILVLGYLYSVVYGVALTADTISQEKREDTLGLLFLTDLKGYDIVLGKWVANLLHALGGLLAIVPIPALGFLFGGATWQDYVFAVATMLVTLLFATAVGIFFSALMRRQSAALISAWLVVAIPWLICALNAAGRRAGIDSWDSLSLLLASPAVNLVAILTDWSGGTVPPGLQCGCLLVTLGATFVLLLIASFSAPRRWQVREPLTVRPSMEARTEQKLEQALGLDRWWSRQRAASRHRQLEDTPTLWLAERLYQLRLSFWAIGLLLFLGTVFILSVTLRGDAWLTAFLGGCLLISLTVKVRVLMQAARAFAESRRSGALATLLVTPLSTRDLIRGHLLGIKRDALVPVALCLLLQVPPLLIALIGLHPWQLVAVLVVFGLPFLMLLTDLYALSWWGLWLGLKEGRAMRATQRGLFVAFILQAPTWIAWLILLAVRWENMDEEILWGFAPLLALNIFINLSLVAYALGKLQDEFHILAVAPVGPGNRT; encoded by the coding sequence ATGGTACTATTGCCCATCGTTGATCGTGAGTTGCGGCTGGCTGCCCGGCGGCACAGCACGTACTACGCGCGCGTGGCCTTTGCCGGCGTGGCGGTCCTGTTTGCCACAGCACTGTTTTTATACTGCCTCGACAGTGGCGCGCGCATCCGCGTCTATGGCCGCACCCTGATGATTGGTATCCTGGTGTTGGGCTACCTGTATTCCGTGGTGTACGGGGTGGCCCTCACCGCCGACACCATCAGCCAGGAAAAACGCGAGGATACGCTCGGCCTGTTATTTCTCACGGACCTCAAAGGCTACGACATTGTGCTGGGAAAATGGGTTGCGAACCTTCTTCACGCGCTGGGCGGGCTCCTGGCGATCGTGCCCATTCCCGCGCTGGGATTCCTGTTTGGCGGCGCCACGTGGCAGGATTATGTGTTTGCCGTGGCCACCATGCTGGTGACCCTGCTGTTTGCGACCGCCGTCGGGATTTTTTTCTCCGCGCTGATGCGCCGGCAGAGCGCGGCGCTCATAAGCGCGTGGCTGGTGGTGGCGATTCCATGGTTGATCTGCGCGCTCAATGCGGCGGGGCGCCGGGCGGGCATTGATTCGTGGGACAGCCTGTCGCTCCTGCTGGCCAGTCCCGCCGTCAACCTGGTGGCCATTTTGACGGATTGGAGCGGGGGCACGGTGCCGCCCGGGCTGCAATGCGGCTGCCTGCTGGTGACGCTGGGCGCCACGTTTGTATTGTTGCTCATCGCCAGCTTCAGCGCGCCGCGCCGCTGGCAGGTTCGCGAGCCACTGACGGTGCGCCCGTCGATGGAAGCACGGACGGAACAGAAATTGGAACAGGCTTTGGGACTGGATCGCTGGTGGAGCCGGCAGCGGGCCGCCAGCCGGCATCGCCAATTGGAGGACACACCCACGCTCTGGCTGGCGGAGCGTCTGTATCAACTGCGCCTGAGCTTTTGGGCAATTGGACTGTTGCTGTTTCTCGGCACGGTTTTCATTCTGTCCGTGACGCTGCGTGGGGATGCCTGGCTGACCGCGTTCCTTGGAGGATGCCTGCTGATCAGCCTGACCGTGAAGGTGCGGGTACTGATGCAAGCCGCGCGCGCTTTTGCCGAAAGCCGGCGCAGCGGGGCGCTGGCCACGCTGCTGGTTACACCGCTCAGCACGCGCGACCTCATCCGGGGACACTTGTTGGGTATCAAGCGTGACGCTTTGGTGCCGGTCGCCTTGTGCCTGCTGCTGCAGGTTCCGCCATTGCTGATAGCGCTGATCGGCCTGCATCCCTGGCAACTGGTGGCGGTACTAGTGGTGTTTGGATTGCCGTTCCTGATGCTTTTAACCGATCTCTACGCGCTGAGCTGGTGGGGCCTCTGGCTGGGGCTCAAGGAGGGCCGGGCCATGCGCGCCACGCAGCGCGGTTTGTTTGTCGCGTTTATTTTACAGGCGCCCACCTGGATTGCCTGGCTGATCCTTCTGGCGGTGCGATGGGAAAACATGGATGAGGAAATCCTGTGGGGATTCGCGCCACTTTTGGCGCTCAATATTTTCATCAACCTCAGTCTGGTGGCGTACGCGCTGGGGAAACTTCAGGATGAATTCCACATTTTGGCGGTTGCGCCCGTAGGGCCGGGCAACCGGACATGA
- a CDS encoding type II secretion system F family protein — protein sequence MEHLPDILWTAVQWLALWIVPLAVAAWGLHWLIQLPLRRQERGRMVLDLIETGLQSGRSPEQTLVEAGRTRDPMLGAAFFELAAHLESGLSLPRALEQMPGFLPPPIHGMLLAALETGALPKVLPACRRTLSDGLSQMRSAINYQVLMLFLLNPMLLLVLPFLSLKIFPVYLEIYAGFGHPLPPLMRLTHEWGGFLFLFQLASFAALFMGSVFFVGGPRLRPWLEAGLYPVTDWLVYLIPWKQKRMLRDFSATLAVLLDARLPESRAVLLAARVTGNRVFLLRAERAVKELESGRTLAEVVARMDDTGEFHWRLANAAHGLAATGGFVQSLEGWHEALDAQAFQQEQAAAQFLSTGLAISNGLVVAVVCLANWQAISYFYTLPIPPVI from the coding sequence ATGGAACACCTGCCGGACATTCTCTGGACCGCCGTACAGTGGCTGGCGCTTTGGATTGTGCCGCTCGCGGTCGCGGCCTGGGGGCTGCACTGGCTGATCCAGCTCCCGTTGCGCCGACAGGAGCGCGGCCGCATGGTGCTGGACTTGATCGAAACCGGGCTGCAATCCGGACGGTCGCCCGAGCAAACGCTGGTGGAAGCGGGCCGCACGCGCGATCCCATGCTGGGTGCGGCATTTTTTGAACTGGCCGCGCACCTGGAGAGCGGGTTGTCCCTGCCGCGCGCCTTGGAACAGATGCCGGGCTTTTTGCCGCCGCCGATTCACGGCATGCTGCTGGCCGCGCTGGAAACCGGCGCGCTACCGAAGGTGCTGCCCGCCTGCCGGAGAACCCTGAGCGACGGGCTTTCCCAAATGCGCAGCGCGATCAACTACCAGGTGCTCATGCTGTTCCTGCTGAATCCCATGCTGCTGCTGGTGCTGCCGTTCCTGAGCCTGAAAATTTTTCCCGTTTATCTGGAAATCTACGCGGGTTTTGGCCACCCGTTGCCGCCGTTGATGCGCCTGACCCACGAATGGGGCGGCTTCCTGTTCCTGTTCCAACTGGCGTCCTTTGCCGCCCTGTTCATGGGGTCCGTGTTCTTCGTTGGCGGGCCGCGCCTGCGTCCCTGGCTCGAGGCCGGCCTCTACCCGGTGACCGACTGGCTGGTCTATCTGATCCCGTGGAAACAAAAGCGCATGCTGCGGGATTTCTCCGCCACGCTGGCGGTGCTGCTGGATGCCCGCCTGCCGGAATCCCGCGCCGTGTTGCTGGCCGCCAGGGTGACCGGCAACCGGGTGTTCCTGCTGCGCGCGGAACGGGCCGTCAAAGAACTTGAATCCGGACGGACCCTGGCCGAGGTGGTGGCGCGGATGGATGACACCGGAGAATTTCACTGGCGTCTGGCCAACGCCGCGCACGGGCTGGCGGCCACCGGTGGATTCGTCCAGTCACTGGAAGGCTGGCACGAAGCCCTGGATGCGCAGGCCTTCCAGCAGGAACAGGCCGCCGCGCAATTTCTCAGCACCGGCCTGGCCATCAGCAATGGGCTGGTCGTGGCGGTGGTCTGCCTGGCCAACTGGCAGGCGATTAGCTACTTTTACACGCTTCCGATTCCGCCGGTGATATGA
- a CDS encoding type II secretion system F family protein, with amino-acid sequence MNHDELSYFNLQLAGMLRSGIPLEGALRQLSRTMHRSRLRRELEQLEQALAGGAPLAAALEARALPEFYKQMVLAGARSQDFPGLLTLLADYYRRAGTLWLRLKGLMVYPALLLLCSFGLSLWFAVLHSRLNSNLLRTMHPSSNQWFGYGKREQVDFDALGYKTQLKIWLPPTVIGSLVLVAGCFAAVPRIRQSLRWRLPAFREAHLAQFASTLALLMQSGSRLEEAVKLLASLEKQSPLGTELARWQQRMADGHGKFADLAADSPLLPPMFVWLVASAGEDLTTGLQRAAEAFQKRAAYQAEVLLYAALPASIVVMGLMVLVQVYPIVYNSFNMFRNVFGFY; translated from the coding sequence ATGAATCACGACGAACTGAGTTATTTCAACCTGCAACTGGCCGGCATGTTGCGCAGCGGCATCCCGCTCGAAGGAGCGCTACGGCAATTGTCGCGCACGATGCACCGCAGCCGGTTGCGCCGCGAGTTGGAGCAGTTGGAACAGGCGCTGGCCGGCGGCGCCCCGTTGGCCGCAGCACTGGAGGCGCGCGCGCTGCCGGAGTTCTACAAGCAGATGGTGCTGGCCGGGGCACGTTCCCAGGATTTTCCCGGGCTGCTGACGCTGCTGGCGGATTATTATCGCCGCGCGGGCACGTTATGGCTGCGGCTCAAAGGCTTGATGGTGTATCCCGCTCTGCTGTTGTTGTGCTCCTTCGGTTTATCGCTGTGGTTTGCCGTGCTGCACAGCCGGTTGAACAGCAACCTGTTGCGCACCATGCATCCTTCCTCCAACCAATGGTTTGGCTATGGAAAACGGGAGCAGGTGGATTTCGATGCGTTGGGCTATAAAACCCAGTTGAAAATTTGGTTGCCGCCCACGGTAATCGGCAGCTTGGTGCTGGTAGCCGGATGCTTTGCCGCCGTACCGCGCATCCGGCAATCCCTGCGCTGGCGGCTCCCGGCGTTTCGCGAGGCGCACCTGGCGCAATTCGCCAGCACGCTCGCCCTGCTGATGCAAAGCGGCAGCCGGCTGGAGGAAGCGGTAAAGCTGCTGGCCTCCCTGGAAAAACAATCCCCGCTGGGCACGGAACTGGCGCGCTGGCAACAGCGGATGGCGGATGGTCATGGCAAGTTTGCGGATCTGGCGGCCGACAGCCCGCTGCTACCGCCGATGTTTGTCTGGCTGGTGGCCAGCGCGGGCGAAGATTTGACGACCGGGCTGCAACGCGCCGCCGAAGCCTTCCAGAAGCGGGCGGCGTACCAGGCGGAGGTATTGTTGTATGCCGCGCTGCCCGCCTCCATTGTGGTCATGGGCCTGATGGTCCTGGTGCAGGTGTATCCGATCGTGTACAACAGTTTTAACATGTTCAGAAACGTTTTCGGGTTCTATTAA
- a CDS encoding ATPase, T2SS/T4P/T4SS family has product MSILLVVVPGKARWDQKRKSFRFSACTSVLRNWLGLAKHAEIRESSQAEGGNLFTRPPGCGIFNPLAGNESRTVVIAMTKTAPEIVADLIHQAERAGASDIHLQRHGKRAQVAFRLDGMMTPAESLDEGVAELVFGRIKYLAKLKTYQESLPQDGRIESAAVNGQQDIRVATYPTVTGEKIVLRLFQTGDQRTLRELRLPGEVCLELERFLRGHAGLLLLTGPAGSGKTTTIYACLRHLAAASGQHIITIEDPVEQVIPGIMQTEVNEAIGLDFPKAARHLLRQDPQVLVIGEIRDDETASLAVRAALTGHLVISTLHAGSCQGVYERLLVLCPDHYAVVSSVALVLNQRLLRACCNDCGGSGCAACLQTGYHGRVPAVEWFRVDDASRAAIRAQGPAAVQPQCRLEQSARQWVESRVTTEAEYRRLFGP; this is encoded by the coding sequence ATGAGCATTCTGCTCGTGGTGGTTCCGGGCAAGGCCCGCTGGGACCAAAAACGTAAGTCGTTTCGATTCTCAGCCTGCACCAGCGTCTTGCGCAACTGGCTGGGGCTCGCGAAGCATGCGGAAATACGCGAATCGAGTCAGGCTGAAGGCGGGAATTTGTTTACCCGGCCGCCAGGGTGTGGCATATTCAACCCGCTCGCGGGAAATGAATCGCGGACGGTTGTTATTGCCATGACCAAAACTGCGCCGGAAATCGTAGCGGACTTGATACACCAGGCCGAGCGGGCCGGGGCCAGCGACATTCACCTGCAACGCCATGGCAAGCGCGCGCAAGTCGCCTTCCGGCTGGATGGCATGATGACGCCCGCAGAATCCCTCGATGAGGGGGTTGCCGAACTGGTTTTTGGACGCATCAAATATCTCGCCAAGTTAAAGACCTACCAAGAGTCGCTGCCGCAGGATGGCCGCATTGAAAGCGCCGCCGTCAACGGGCAACAGGATATCCGGGTGGCCACGTATCCCACCGTCACCGGCGAAAAAATCGTGCTGCGCCTGTTTCAAACCGGCGATCAGCGCACGCTGCGCGAATTGCGGCTGCCCGGAGAGGTCTGCCTGGAGCTGGAGCGATTTCTGCGCGGGCACGCCGGTCTGCTGCTGCTCACGGGGCCGGCCGGCAGCGGCAAGACCACTACGATTTACGCCTGTCTGCGACACCTGGCCGCCGCCAGCGGGCAGCACATCATTACGATCGAAGATCCGGTGGAACAAGTCATCCCCGGCATTATGCAGACCGAGGTGAACGAGGCGATCGGGCTCGATTTTCCGAAAGCCGCCCGGCACCTGCTGCGCCAGGATCCGCAAGTGCTGGTGATTGGCGAAATCCGCGATGATGAAACCGCGAGCCTGGCGGTGCGCGCGGCATTGACCGGACACCTGGTCATCTCGACGTTGCACGCCGGGTCCTGCCAGGGCGTGTACGAGCGCCTGCTGGTGTTGTGCCCGGATCATTACGCGGTGGTGTCATCCGTGGCGCTGGTTTTAAACCAGCGTTTGTTGCGCGCGTGCTGCAATGACTGTGGCGGCAGCGGCTGTGCCGCCTGCCTGCAAACCGGGTATCATGGCCGGGTGCCCGCCGTGGAATGGTTCCGGGTGGATGACGCGAGTCGCGCGGCTATTCGCGCGCAAGGTCCCGCCGCCGTCCAACCGCAATGCCGGTTGGAGCAATCTGCGCGGCAATGGGTCGAGAGTCGGGTGACCACTGAGGCCGAGTACCGCCGCTTGTTTGGGCCATGA